The Medicago truncatula cultivar Jemalong A17 chromosome 4, MtrunA17r5.0-ANR, whole genome shotgun sequence genome includes a region encoding these proteins:
- the LOC112420753 gene encoding uncharacterized protein isoform X2 yields the protein MASSEAPTQPSAEASTQESQTQRNVRAKTDIAWGHAKIVLHGDKEKPQCIYCNKVMKGGGINRLKLHLAGETGQVEACSQAPEEVRFKMKQNREETRLKKRKTEHAIGNEEQTQREQPRSVVVASQKGTNNGSFDNYFLPRTTPGSQPTIKSVLQTKEVVEKCNLALAKWFIAASIPFNAANSPYFQSAVDALCCMGAGYKAPSIHDLREMLFKLFKEVVLYIGPENVVQIVTDNAANYVAAGRLLEKEFHGLYWSPCATHYINLMFQDIGKLPEVKEAVSHATNVTKYIYNHCYPLYLMRKFTHGREILRPAPTRFATNFIALQSILSQKNALRAMVTSQEWTTSAYAKEAKAKQFVEQVLNTNFWTACADIVKPTEPLVGVLRLVDSEDKPAMGFLYRNMYKAREEMVKRFQRNKTKVEPYLKIIDDRWDSQLRKNLHAAGYWLNPSCRFSPEFEKHKSTTSGLIDVIEKYARNNHELRAKLNTETSIFRNSEGDFGRKSAVEARNSPFPDEWWELYGCQAPHLQKLAIRVLSQTCSSSGCERNWSVFEHIH from the exons ATGGCCTCTTCTGAAGCACCAACACAACCATCAGCAGAAGCTTCGACTCAAGAATCTCAAACTCAAAGGAATGTTAGGGCAAAAACCGATATAGCTTGGGGTCACGCTAAAATTGTCCTACACGGTGACAAAGAAAAACCACAATGTATCTATTGTAACAAAGTTATGAAGGGAGGTGGAATTAATAGATTAAAGTTACACTTGGCTGGAGAAACTGGACAAGTCGAAGCATGCAGCCAAGCTCCTGAAGAAGTCCGCTTTAAGATGAAACAAAATCGTGAAGAGACAAGgctcaagaaaagaaaaactgaaCATGCAATAGGTAATGAAGAGCAAACACAAAGAGAACAACCTAGGTCAGTGGTTGTTGCATCTCAAAAGGGAACGAACAATGGAAGCTTTGATAATTACTTTTTGCCTAGAACAACTCCTGGATCACAGCCTACTATAAAAAGTGTTTTGCAAACCAAGGAAGTTGTAGAAAAGTGTAATCTTGCACTTGCAAAATGGTTCATTGCTGCATCTATTCCCTTCAATGCAGCAAATTCACCATATTTTCAGTCTGCGGTCGATGCTCTTTGTTGCATGGGAGCCGGATATAAAGCTCCTTCTATACATGATTTGC GTGAGATGTTGTTTAAGCTTTTCAAGGAAGTAGTGTTATATATTGGCCCTGAAAATGTTGTTCAGATAGTGACAGATAATGCTGCAAACTATGTTGCTGCTGGTAGGTTATTGGAAAAAGAGTTCCATGGCCTGTATTGGTCTCCTTGTGCAACTCATTACATTAACTTGATGTTTCAAGACATTGGAAAATTACCTGAAGTTAAAGAGGCAGTTTCACATGCCACAAATGTTACcaagtatatatataatcattgcTATCCATTGTATTTGATGAGGAAATTTACTCATGGAAGAGAGATACTTCGTCCTGCTCCAACTCGCTTTGCCACTAATTTCATTGCTTTGCAGAGTATTTTGTCTCAGAAAAATGCACTTAGAGCCATGGTAACATCTCAAGAATGGACAACTTCTGCTTATGCAAAAGAAGCCAAGGCCAAACAATTTGTGGAACAAGTCTTGAACACTAACTTTTGGACTGCTTGTGCTGACATAGTGAAACCCACAGAACCACTTGTAGGTGTGTTGCGTCTCGTGGACAGTGAAGATAAACCTGCTATGGGTTTTCTTTACAGAAATATGTATAAGGCTAGAGAGGAGATGGTGAAGAGGTTTCAAAGAAATAAGACAAAAGTGGAGCCTTACTTGAAGATCATAGATGATCGATGGGATTCACAACTTCGAAAAAATCTTCATGCTGCTGGTTATTGGTTAAATCCATCTTGTAGATTCAGTCCTGAGTTTGAGAAACACAAGTCCACCACATCTGGTCTTATAGATGTCATTGAAAAGTATGCTCGTAATAATCATGAGTTGCGAGCAAAGTTAAATACTGAGACAAGTATATTTAGAAATTCTGAGGGCGACTTTGGAAGGAAATCTGCTGTAGAAGCTCGAAATTCACCATTTCCAG ATGAATGGTGGGAACTTTACGGGTGTCAAGCACCACATTTGCAAAAATTGGCAATTCGGGTTCTAAGTCAAACTTGTAGCTCTTCTGGTTGCGAGAGAAACTGGAGTGTGTTTGAGCatattcactaa
- the LOC112420753 gene encoding uncharacterized protein isoform X1 codes for MASSEAPTQPSAEASTQESQTQRNVRAKTDIAWGHAKIVLHGDKEKPQCIYCNKVMKGGGINRLKLHLAGETGQVEACSQAPEEVRFKMKQNREETRLKKRKTEHAIGNEEQTQREQPRSVVVASQKGTNNGSFDNYFLPRTTPGSQPTIKSVLQTKEVVEKCNLALAKWFIAASIPFNAANSPYFQSAVDALCCMGAGYKAPSIHDLRGPLLNKWVDETKKKIEKYCEIWKNTSCTLMADGWTDGVRRTLINFLLYCPKGTVFIKSVDASGASKTGEMLFKLFKEVVLYIGPENVVQIVTDNAANYVAAGRLLEKEFHGLYWSPCATHYINLMFQDIGKLPEVKEAVSHATNVTKYIYNHCYPLYLMRKFTHGREILRPAPTRFATNFIALQSILSQKNALRAMVTSQEWTTSAYAKEAKAKQFVEQVLNTNFWTACADIVKPTEPLVGVLRLVDSEDKPAMGFLYRNMYKAREEMVKRFQRNKTKVEPYLKIIDDRWDSQLRKNLHAAGYWLNPSCRFSPEFEKHKSTTSGLIDVIEKYARNNHELRAKLNTETSIFRNSEGDFGRKSAVEARNSPFPDEWWELYGCQAPHLQKLAIRVLSQTCSSSGCERNWSVFEHIH; via the exons ATGGCCTCTTCTGAAGCACCAACACAACCATCAGCAGAAGCTTCGACTCAAGAATCTCAAACTCAAAGGAATGTTAGGGCAAAAACCGATATAGCTTGGGGTCACGCTAAAATTGTCCTACACGGTGACAAAGAAAAACCACAATGTATCTATTGTAACAAAGTTATGAAGGGAGGTGGAATTAATAGATTAAAGTTACACTTGGCTGGAGAAACTGGACAAGTCGAAGCATGCAGCCAAGCTCCTGAAGAAGTCCGCTTTAAGATGAAACAAAATCGTGAAGAGACAAGgctcaagaaaagaaaaactgaaCATGCAATAGGTAATGAAGAGCAAACACAAAGAGAACAACCTAGGTCAGTGGTTGTTGCATCTCAAAAGGGAACGAACAATGGAAGCTTTGATAATTACTTTTTGCCTAGAACAACTCCTGGATCACAGCCTACTATAAAAAGTGTTTTGCAAACCAAGGAAGTTGTAGAAAAGTGTAATCTTGCACTTGCAAAATGGTTCATTGCTGCATCTATTCCCTTCAATGCAGCAAATTCACCATATTTTCAGTCTGCGGTCGATGCTCTTTGTTGCATGGGAGCCGGATATAAAGCTCCTTCTATACATGATTTGCGTGGTCCTTTGCTAAATAAGTGGGTTgatgaaacaaagaaaaagatagaGAAATACTGTGAGATTTGGAAGAATACTAGTTGTACTCTTATGGCAGATGGGTGGACTGACGGGGTTAGAAGAACTCTGATAAACTTTTTACTTTATTGCCCTAAAGGAACAGTTTTTATCAAATCTGTTGATGCTTCAGGTGCTTCAAAAACTGGTGAGATGTTGTTTAAGCTTTTCAAGGAAGTAGTGTTATATATTGGCCCTGAAAATGTTGTTCAGATAGTGACAGATAATGCTGCAAACTATGTTGCTGCTGGTAGGTTATTGGAAAAAGAGTTCCATGGCCTGTATTGGTCTCCTTGTGCAACTCATTACATTAACTTGATGTTTCAAGACATTGGAAAATTACCTGAAGTTAAAGAGGCAGTTTCACATGCCACAAATGTTACcaagtatatatataatcattgcTATCCATTGTATTTGATGAGGAAATTTACTCATGGAAGAGAGATACTTCGTCCTGCTCCAACTCGCTTTGCCACTAATTTCATTGCTTTGCAGAGTATTTTGTCTCAGAAAAATGCACTTAGAGCCATGGTAACATCTCAAGAATGGACAACTTCTGCTTATGCAAAAGAAGCCAAGGCCAAACAATTTGTGGAACAAGTCTTGAACACTAACTTTTGGACTGCTTGTGCTGACATAGTGAAACCCACAGAACCACTTGTAGGTGTGTTGCGTCTCGTGGACAGTGAAGATAAACCTGCTATGGGTTTTCTTTACAGAAATATGTATAAGGCTAGAGAGGAGATGGTGAAGAGGTTTCAAAGAAATAAGACAAAAGTGGAGCCTTACTTGAAGATCATAGATGATCGATGGGATTCACAACTTCGAAAAAATCTTCATGCTGCTGGTTATTGGTTAAATCCATCTTGTAGATTCAGTCCTGAGTTTGAGAAACACAAGTCCACCACATCTGGTCTTATAGATGTCATTGAAAAGTATGCTCGTAATAATCATGAGTTGCGAGCAAAGTTAAATACTGAGACAAGTATATTTAGAAATTCTGAGGGCGACTTTGGAAGGAAATCTGCTGTAGAAGCTCGAAATTCACCATTTCCAG ATGAATGGTGGGAACTTTACGGGTGTCAAGCACCACATTTGCAAAAATTGGCAATTCGGGTTCTAAGTCAAACTTGTAGCTCTTCTGGTTGCGAGAGAAACTGGAGTGTGTTTGAGCatattcactaa
- the LOC11428114 gene encoding uncharacterized acetyltransferase At3g50280 has product MGAIRVLSTDTIKAPKSSEQTIHLTPWDLRYLLVLTNKKGLLYRHPVVANQIQRLRHSLSSALAFFQPLAGRLKITEHRDNTVSCSVICNNAGVLFVHAAAENTCVADILEPTYVPPIVDLLFALSEVRSYEGTSKPLLAVQVTELVDGIFIGCSFNHVVVDGKSVWHFINSWAEISRSCCHHQISKPPTLERWFPNGVQRPIRFPFTLEQQNDHSDRLSFSSFNEEKYCLSNRLFHFTKEKILQLKSKINEEIGTTKISSLQALLTHVWCYVTRFKQFDPQEEVFNRVVIGVRPRLVPPLPEDYFGNALISCMVKMKAGELLEEGGLCKGALEMNKLIASHTDEKLKNHYESWLRNPSFFRLAKNMVKNNFISISSSPWFDVYGNDFGWGKPLAVRSGYKINGLITVFAGIEEGSIDLQVCLPREILEGMGNDPNFMDVVSN; this is encoded by the coding sequence atgggagCTATTCGAGTTCTCTCCACCGATACAATCAAGGCACCAAAATCAAGTGAGCAAACAATCCATTTGACTCCATGGGATCTCCGGTATCTACTTGTTTTAACCAACAAAAAGGGCCTTCTTTATCGCCATCCGGTTGTAGCTAACCAAATCCAACGGCTGAGACACTCTCTGTCCTCAGCCCTTGCCTTTTTCCAACCTCTTGCCGGCCGTCTCAAAATAACGGAACACAGAGACAACACTGTTTCGTGTTCCGTTATATGCAACAATGCAGGTGTACTCTTTGTCCATGCCGCAGCAGAGAATACTTGTGTTGCAGACATCCTAGAACCCACCTACGTACCTCCAattgttgatttattatttgctttatcCGAAGTAAGAAGCTATGAAGGCACATCAAAACCATTGTTGGCAGTTCAAGTAACGGAGCTAGTTGACGGTATTTTCATTGGTTGCTCATTTAACCATGTTGTCGTTGACGGAAAGTCCGTGTGGCATTTCATCAATTCCTGGGCTGAAATCTCACGTAGTTGTTGTCATCATCAAATATCTAAACCCCCAACACTAGAGCGTTGGTTTCCAAATGGTGTTCAACGGCCTATACGATTTCCTTTCACTTTGGAGCAACAAAATGATCACTCTGATAGGTTGAGTTTTTCATCGTTTAATGaggaaaaatattgtttatcaaataggttatttcatttcacaaaggAGAAAATCCTACAATTGAAATCGAAAATCAACGAAGAGATCGGCACCACCAAAATATCTTCTCTACAAGCACTTTTAACTCACGTTTGGTGCTATGTGACCCGTTTCAAACAATTTGACCCACAAGAAGAAGTATTTAATAGAGTCGTGATAGGAGTTCGACCAAGGTTAGTTCCACCGTTACCAGAAGATTATTTTGGAAATGCACTTATAAGTTGTATGGTTAAAATGAAAGCTGGGGAATTGTTGGAGGAAGGTGGACTTTGTAAAGGTGCTTTGGAGATGAACAAGTTAATTGCTTCACACACTGATGAGAAGTTGAAGAATCATTACGAGTCTTGGTTAAGAAATCCAAGCTTTTTTAGGCTTGCTAAGAAcatggtaaaaaataatttcatatccATTAGTAGTTCTCCATGGTTTGATGTTTATGGTAATGATTTTGGATGGGGAAAGCCTCTGGCAGTTCGTAGTggatataaaataaatggacTTATTACGGTATTTGCCGGAATAGAAGAAGGTAGTATAGACCTTCAAGTTTGTCTTCCTCGTGAGATTTTGGAGGGAATGGGAAATGACCCCAATTTCATGGATGTTGTGTCCAACTAA